A genomic region of Jeotgalibaca ciconiae contains the following coding sequences:
- the arr gene encoding NAD(+)--rifampin ADP-ribosyltransferase, producing the protein MNKKDSLPLDEGPFYHGTKAILETGDLLTTQYNSNYGSGKKANYIYMTATLDAAKWGAELAVGDGPESIYIVEPMGSFEDDPNLTDKKFPGNPTRSYRTQQPLKVVGKVLDWQGHSAQELQHMHDHLEKLKQQGIEAIND; encoded by the coding sequence ATGAATAAAAAAGATTCTCTGCCTTTGGATGAGGGACCGTTTTATCATGGAACTAAAGCGATTTTAGAAACGGGTGACTTATTGACAACTCAATATAATTCTAATTATGGCAGCGGTAAAAAAGCGAATTATATCTATATGACTGCCACATTAGATGCAGCTAAGTGGGGGGCTGAACTTGCAGTGGGAGACGGACCAGAAAGTATCTATATTGTAGAACCCATGGGAAGCTTTGAGGATGATCCCAATTTGACTGATAAAAAGTTTCCAGGGAATCCCACAAGGTCTTATCGTACTCAACAACCATTAAAAGTAGTGGGGAAGGTTCTGGATTGGCAAGGACATTCCGCGCAAGAGCTTCAGCATATGCACGATCATCTTGAAAAGCTTAAACAGCAAGGGATTGAGGCAATCAATGACTAA
- a CDS encoding ABC transporter permease: MKNQFVRTNRLFLFSLKKDRLKILSWIFGSLTFIFIAIYAYVELYSDASERQLMAFAMSNPAMEAIFGPVIGGDNYTIGAMYSHTMTILTLCLFAIMSILLVVRNTRAEEEDGILELLRALPVGQLSHTSAALLLLLLSNVSLSLLTIGVIYPLGDISITLEGSILTGVIYGTIGLFFGVVALLMGQLTSNSRNAMIWSFGLLGIAYILRIIGDSNQSFLSWLSPLGLLYRTEPFVKNNWEPVISLLIATCLLLALALFLQQKRDVGAGLLAEKPGKRHATPSLKTTFGFAMRLLSTPLLIWLVGLVILGISYGSVIGDVEGMLKDNDLIKEMLALQSGANLVDQFLTIIIGLLSIFVTIPATQTLLRLKTEENKGRMDELLAGNRTRRGILGTFLWIAFLTSIVMQTGQLLAIGVSAVVMNFDVSILSVFKAGIAYLPAIWLVLGLTVFLYGCFPKFTNMVWGYLGFAFIVLYFSGLFDMPEWLMGLSSFYHIPQISQEPYHWGTALVLSGIAAGFSILGFLGFKQRDTNG; this comes from the coding sequence ATGAAAAATCAATTTGTACGAACAAATCGGTTATTCCTTTTTTCATTGAAAAAAGATCGGCTGAAAATTTTAAGCTGGATATTTGGCTCGCTGACCTTTATATTTATTGCGATATACGCTTATGTAGAACTATACAGTGATGCATCTGAACGTCAGTTAATGGCTTTTGCGATGTCGAATCCCGCTATGGAAGCCATTTTTGGGCCTGTTATTGGTGGAGATAACTATACAATCGGTGCAATGTATTCTCATACGATGACAATATTGACCCTTTGTCTATTTGCGATTATGTCAATCTTACTAGTTGTTCGTAATACCAGAGCCGAGGAAGAAGATGGCATTTTAGAATTATTGCGGGCTCTTCCTGTCGGTCAATTGTCTCATACCAGTGCAGCACTTTTATTGTTACTCCTATCGAATGTATCGCTCTCTCTTTTAACTATTGGTGTAATCTACCCATTAGGAGACATCAGCATCACTCTTGAGGGAAGCATCCTTACTGGCGTTATTTATGGAACTATTGGTCTCTTTTTTGGTGTAGTAGCCTTACTAATGGGCCAATTGACCAGTAATAGCCGCAATGCGATGATTTGGTCATTTGGTCTATTAGGCATTGCCTATATTCTGCGTATTATCGGTGATTCTAACCAGAGTTTCCTTAGTTGGCTGTCTCCGCTCGGTCTCCTTTACCGAACGGAACCATTTGTAAAAAACAATTGGGAGCCGGTTATTAGTTTACTAATCGCCACTTGTTTACTTCTTGCTTTGGCCTTGTTTTTACAACAAAAACGTGATGTGGGAGCCGGATTATTGGCTGAAAAACCTGGAAAGCGTCATGCCACTCCTTCTTTAAAAACAACATTCGGTTTCGCTATGCGGCTGCTTTCCACCCCTTTGCTCATTTGGTTAGTCGGATTAGTTATTTTGGGAATATCCTACGGCTCTGTTATTGGGGATGTTGAAGGAATGCTAAAAGATAACGACTTAATAAAAGAAATGCTCGCCTTGCAATCTGGTGCCAATTTGGTTGATCAATTTCTAACTATCATTATCGGTCTGCTTTCAATTTTTGTAACAATTCCTGCCACACAAACTCTATTACGTCTAAAGACAGAAGAAAATAAAGGTCGCATGGATGAATTGCTAGCTGGAAACCGAACAAGAAGAGGGATTTTAGGTACTTTCTTATGGATTGCCTTCTTAACAAGTATCGTTATGCAGACTGGCCAATTACTTGCGATTGGAGTTTCAGCAGTAGTGATGAACTTTGATGTATCTATTTTATCTGTTTTTAAAGCAGGAATAGCCTATTTACCCGCTATTTGGTTAGTCCTTGGTCTAACAGTGTTTTTATACGGCTGCTTTCCCAAGTTTACAAATATGGTGTGGGGATATTTAGGTTTTGCCTTTATCGTCCTCTATTTTTCAGGTTTATTCGATATGCCTGAATGGTTAATGGGCCTTTCGTCCTTTTACCATATTCCGCAAATCTCGCAAGAACCCTATCATTGGGGAACTGCTCTTGTCTTATCAGGAATTGCTGCTGGATTTTCTATCCTTGGTTTCCTTGGATTCAAACAAAGAGATACCAATGGATAA